Proteins from a genomic interval of Piscinibacter sp. HJYY11:
- a CDS encoding alpha/beta fold hydrolase, with the protein MTDTAYVARRASRSEFLPIRGLKYHLRHWGDPGTVSPERPPLLMMHGWMDVGASFQFVVDALSDDRYVVAADWRGFGLTETPNEDSYWFADYLGDLDGIVDAVLKPFPGLEQIDLVGHSMGGNVVMLYGGVRPARIRRLVNLEGFGMPATVPKMAPKRYTAWLDELKQPVEIRPYASQAAVAARLQKTNPLLRSDRAHWLAGHWSKQDENGLWQILGDPAHKRSNPLLYQRDEVMACWAQITAPLLWVEGDQTDAGKWWSGRYSKEEFHERLKVVASPVTKAVLAPAGHMLHHDQPEALARHLEAFLGA; encoded by the coding sequence ATGACCGACACCGCCTATGTGGCGCGGCGAGCAAGCCGCAGCGAATTCCTCCCCATCCGGGGCCTGAAGTACCACCTGCGCCACTGGGGCGACCCCGGCACCGTGAGCCCGGAGCGCCCGCCGCTCTTGATGATGCATGGCTGGATGGACGTAGGCGCGTCGTTCCAGTTCGTCGTCGACGCCCTCTCCGACGATCGCTATGTGGTCGCCGCCGACTGGCGCGGCTTCGGTCTCACCGAGACGCCCAATGAAGACAGCTACTGGTTCGCCGACTACCTGGGCGACCTGGACGGGATCGTCGATGCGGTGCTCAAGCCCTTCCCCGGGCTGGAACAGATCGACCTCGTGGGCCACAGCATGGGCGGCAACGTGGTCATGCTCTACGGCGGCGTTCGACCGGCGCGCATCCGCCGCCTGGTCAACCTCGAAGGCTTCGGCATGCCGGCCACGGTGCCCAAGATGGCGCCCAAGCGCTACACGGCGTGGCTCGACGAGCTGAAGCAGCCGGTCGAGATCCGGCCCTATGCCAGCCAGGCGGCCGTGGCCGCGCGCTTGCAAAAGACCAATCCCCTGCTACGCAGCGACCGCGCCCACTGGCTGGCCGGCCACTGGTCGAAGCAGGACGAAAACGGCCTGTGGCAGATCCTCGGCGACCCGGCCCACAAGCGCAGCAACCCGCTGCTCTACCAGCGTGACGAGGTGATGGCCTGCTGGGCCCAGATCACGGCCCCGCTGCTGTGGGTGGAAGGCGACCAGACCGACGCTGGCAAGTGGTGGAGCGGCCGCTACAGCAAGGAAGAGTTCCACGAGCGGCTGAAGGTTGTGGCCTCGCCGGTCACCAAGGCCGTGCTGGCCCCGGCCGGCCACATGCTTCACCACGATCAGCCCGAGGCATTGGCCCGGCACCTGGAGGCCTTCCTCGGGGCGTGA
- the prfB gene encoding peptide chain release factor 2 (programmed frameshift) → MDVEHINAIGNSLADLSKRTVDLRGYLDYDRKALRLNEVNAALENPKVWDDPKRAQELGREKRTLEQVVETINHLTTNLADNSELYDMAKAEGDEGSLLAIEAETAKLEETVKQLEFRRMFNNPADPSNCFIDIQAGAGGTEACDWAGMLLRQYLKYCERKGFKTTMEDETPGDVAGIKSATIKVEGDYAFGLLRTETGVHRLVRKSPFDSAGGRHTSFASLFVYPEVDDSIEIEINPSDVRTDTFRASGAGGQHINKTDSAVRLTHIPTGIVVQCQDGRSQHSNRDVAWKRLRSRLYDHEMRKRMEEQQKLEDGKTDVGWGHQIRSYVLDQSRIKDLRTNVEISNTQKVLDGDLDAFIEASLKQGV, encoded by the exons ATGGACGTCGAACACATCAATGCCATTGGCAACTCCCTGGCCGACCTGAGCAAACGCACGGTCGACCTTCGGGGGTATCTT GACTACGACCGCAAAGCACTGCGGCTGAACGAAGTCAACGCCGCGCTGGAGAACCCCAAGGTCTGGGACGACCCCAAGCGCGCGCAGGAACTGGGGCGCGAGAAGCGCACGCTGGAGCAGGTGGTCGAGACCATCAACCACCTGACCACCAACCTGGCCGACAACTCCGAGCTGTACGACATGGCCAAGGCCGAGGGCGACGAAGGCTCGCTGCTGGCCATCGAGGCCGAGACGGCCAAGCTCGAAGAGACCGTCAAGCAGCTCGAATTCCGCCGGATGTTCAACAACCCGGCCGACCCGAGCAACTGCTTCATCGACATCCAGGCCGGCGCCGGCGGCACCGAGGCCTGCGACTGGGCCGGCATGCTGCTGCGCCAGTACCTCAAGTACTGCGAGCGCAAGGGCTTCAAGACGACGATGGAAGACGAGACGCCGGGCGACGTGGCCGGCATCAAGAGCGCCACCATCAAGGTGGAAGGCGACTACGCCTTCGGCCTGCTGCGCACCGAGACCGGCGTGCACCGCCTGGTGCGCAAGAGCCCGTTCGACTCGGCCGGCGGCCGCCACACGAGCTTCGCCTCGCTCTTCGTCTACCCCGAGGTCGACGACTCGATCGAGATCGAGATCAACCCGTCCGACGTGCGCACCGACACCTTCCGCGCCAGCGGCGCCGGCGGCCAGCACATCAACAAGACCGACTCGGCGGTGCGCCTCACGCACATCCCGACCGGCATCGTGGTGCAGTGCCAGGACGGCCGCAGCCAGCACAGCAACCGAGACGTGGCGTGGAAGCGCCTGCGCTCGCGCCTGTACGACCACGAGATGCGCAAGCGCATGGAAGAGCAGCAGAAGCTCGAAGACGGCAAGACCGACGTAGGCTGGGGCCACCAGATCCGCTCTTACGTGCTCGACCAGAGCCGCATCAAGGACCTGCGCACCAACGTCGAGATCTCCAACACCCAGAAGGTGCTGGACGGCGACCTGGACGCCTTCATCGAAGCCAGCCTCAAGCAGGGCGTTTAA
- the pepN gene encoding aminopeptidase N produces the protein MREGTAPLIRREDYAPPAYWIRTVDLTFDLDPVKTLVINRMQVERNTALPAQPLRLHGEDITLTRVLVNNESVSFRHEDGMLVIDSLPDTPFTLEIRNTCCPEKNTQLSGLYTSGGGFFTQCEAEGFRRITYFLDRPDVMAVYTVTLRAAKKQYPVLLSNGNLVEQGEMMAGVYGPRHYAKWHDPFPKPSYLFALVAADLVTREQLIRTRSGKEHLLQVHVRRGDLEKTEHAMNSLIASVVWDEARFGLPLDLERFMIVAVGDFNMGAMENKGLNIFNTKYVLANPATATDADYAGIESVVGHEYFHNWTGNRITCRDWFQLSLKEGLTVFRDQEFSMDMAGTPTARAVKRIEDVRTLRQVQFPEDAGSMAHPVRPDSYVEINNFYTATVYEKGSEVVRMMQTLVGRDGFAKGITKYFERHDGQAVTCDDFAQAIADANPESPLAALLTQFKRWYSQAGTPRVTARGRYDAHTRTYTLGIEQNALPSPGQPVKQAYVIPLAMGLVGRDGTALPLQLEGESAPVGTERVLVLNEARSFFTFVNVDQEPVPSLLRGFSAPVVLNDHLSDADLLVLLQHDSDAFNRWEAGQRLALNRLLAAVNGTGPAQLDDAFIDAMRSVLRHPELDAAFKDLALTLPSEGYVAEQLTTVDPQRIHAVREGMLLQLAQALRADWEWAYEAHQVKGGYSPDPISSGRRALANLALAMLCRDAVARHDAVWPGRAYERFKDAGNMTDRQGALVALVHAHSELAELALQRFHTLFKDEALVIDKWFALQATAPEKDGRVFERAKILLKHPDFSLKNPNRARSLIAALCMNNPAAFHRADAAGYVFWAERILELDSINPQLAARLARVMDRWTQLAEPYRSAAGEALRRVAAKPDLSSDVAEIVNRALQQETTTA, from the coding sequence ATGCGTGAAGGCACCGCTCCCCTGATCCGCCGCGAAGACTACGCGCCGCCGGCGTACTGGATCCGCACGGTCGACCTGACCTTCGACCTCGACCCGGTGAAGACGCTGGTCATCAACCGCATGCAGGTCGAGCGCAACACCGCGCTGCCGGCGCAGCCGCTGCGTCTGCATGGCGAAGACATCACGCTCACGCGCGTGCTCGTGAACAACGAGTCGGTGTCGTTCCGCCATGAAGACGGCATGCTGGTGATCGACTCGCTGCCCGACACACCGTTCACGCTGGAGATCCGCAACACCTGCTGCCCGGAGAAGAACACGCAGCTGTCGGGCCTTTACACCTCGGGCGGCGGCTTCTTCACGCAGTGCGAGGCCGAAGGCTTCCGCCGCATCACCTACTTCCTCGACCGGCCCGACGTGATGGCGGTCTACACGGTGACGCTGCGCGCCGCGAAGAAGCAGTACCCGGTGCTGCTCTCGAACGGCAACCTCGTCGAGCAGGGCGAGATGATGGCCGGCGTGTACGGCCCGCGGCATTACGCGAAGTGGCACGACCCGTTCCCGAAGCCGAGCTATCTCTTCGCGCTGGTCGCGGCCGACCTCGTCACGCGCGAGCAGCTGATCCGCACGCGCTCGGGCAAGGAGCACCTGCTGCAGGTGCACGTGCGCCGGGGTGACCTCGAGAAGACCGAGCACGCGATGAACTCGCTGATCGCGTCAGTCGTGTGGGACGAAGCCCGCTTCGGCCTGCCGCTCGATCTGGAGCGTTTCATGATCGTCGCCGTGGGCGACTTCAACATGGGCGCGATGGAGAACAAGGGCTTGAACATCTTCAACACGAAGTACGTTCTGGCCAACCCGGCGACCGCCACCGACGCCGACTACGCCGGCATCGAGAGCGTGGTCGGCCACGAGTACTTCCACAACTGGACGGGCAACCGCATCACATGCCGGGACTGGTTCCAGCTGAGCCTGAAGGAGGGCCTCACGGTCTTCCGCGACCAGGAGTTCAGCATGGACATGGCCGGCACGCCTACCGCCCGCGCCGTGAAGCGCATCGAAGACGTGCGCACGCTGCGCCAAGTGCAGTTCCCCGAAGACGCCGGCTCCATGGCCCACCCGGTGCGGCCCGACAGCTACGTCGAGATCAACAACTTCTACACCGCCACCGTCTACGAGAAGGGATCGGAGGTGGTGCGCATGATGCAGACCCTGGTCGGCCGGGACGGCTTCGCCAAGGGCATCACCAAATACTTCGAGCGCCACGACGGCCAGGCCGTGACCTGCGACGACTTCGCGCAGGCCATCGCGGATGCCAACCCCGAGAGCCCGCTCGCTGCCCTTCTGACGCAGTTCAAGCGCTGGTACAGCCAGGCCGGCACGCCGCGCGTCACCGCGCGCGGCCGCTACGACGCGCACACCCGCACCTACACGCTGGGCATCGAGCAAAACGCCCTGCCCTCGCCCGGCCAGCCGGTGAAGCAGGCGTATGTGATCCCGCTCGCGATGGGGCTCGTCGGCCGCGACGGCACCGCACTGCCGCTGCAACTGGAAGGCGAATCGGCGCCGGTCGGCACCGAGCGTGTGCTGGTGCTCAACGAAGCGCGCAGCTTCTTCACCTTCGTCAACGTCGACCAGGAGCCGGTGCCCTCGCTGCTGCGCGGCTTCTCGGCGCCGGTGGTGCTCAACGACCACCTGAGCGACGCCGACCTGCTGGTGCTGCTGCAGCACGACTCCGACGCCTTCAACCGCTGGGAAGCCGGCCAGCGCCTCGCGCTGAACCGCCTGCTCGCCGCGGTGAACGGCACCGGCCCCGCCCAGCTCGACGACGCGTTCATCGACGCCATGCGCTCGGTGCTGCGCCATCCCGAGCTCGATGCTGCCTTCAAGGACCTCGCCCTCACGCTGCCGAGCGAAGGCTACGTGGCCGAACAGCTGACCACCGTCGACCCGCAGCGCATCCACGCGGTGCGCGAAGGCATGCTGCTGCAACTGGCGCAGGCCCTGCGTGCCGACTGGGAGTGGGCGTACGAAGCGCACCAGGTCAAGGGCGGTTACTCGCCTGACCCGATCTCTTCGGGCCGCCGCGCACTGGCGAACCTGGCACTGGCGATGCTGTGCCGCGACGCCGTGGCCCGCCACGACGCCGTGTGGCCCGGCCGCGCCTACGAGCGCTTCAAGGACGCCGGCAACATGACCGACCGCCAGGGCGCCCTCGTGGCCCTGGTGCATGCGCACTCCGAGCTGGCCGAGCTGGCACTGCAGCGCTTCCACACCCTGTTCAAGGACGAGGCCCTCGTCATCGACAAGTGGTTCGCCCTGCAAGCCACCGCGCCCGAGAAGGATGGCCGTGTGTTCGAGCGCGCCAAGATCCTGCTCAAGCACCCGGACTTCTCGCTCAAGAACCCCAACCGCGCCCGCAGCCTGATCGCCGCGCTGTGCATGAACAACCCGGCCGCCTTCCATCGCGCCGATGCGGCGGGCTATGTGTTCTGGGCCGAGCGCATCCTCGAGCTCGACAGCATCAACCCGCAACTCGCCGCCCGCCTGGCGCGCGTCATGGACCGCTGGACGCAGCTGGCCGAGCCCTACCGGTCAGCGGCAGGCGAAGCGCTGCGCCGCGTGGCCGCCAAACCGGATCTGTCGAGCGACGTCGCCGAGATCGTCAACCGCGCCCTTCAACAAGAGACGACCACAGCATGA
- a CDS encoding class 1 fructose-bisphosphatase, with protein sequence MSTKRVSLTQYLVEQQRQHGHIPAQLRLLIEVVARACKRISISVNKGALGDVLGSATSENVQGEVQKKLDIIANEVLIEANEWGGALAAMASEEMEGIYVVPNRYPQGEYLLLFDPLDGSSNIDVNVSIGTIFSVLKKPGDHEGVSEKDFLQPGKQQVAAGYCVYGPQTTLVLTVGDGVTMFTLDREQGSWVVTAEDVKIPEDTKEFAINMSNMRHWAPPMKRYIDECLAGKTGPRGKDFNMRWIASMVADVHRILTRGGVFMYPWDQREPEKPGKLRLMYEANPMGFLVEQAGGAATNCKQRILDLEPAKLHERVSVVLGSKNEVERITAYHNEAKA encoded by the coding sequence ATGAGCACCAAACGAGTCAGCCTGACCCAGTACCTCGTCGAGCAGCAGCGCCAGCACGGGCACATCCCGGCCCAGCTGCGCCTCCTGATCGAAGTGGTGGCCCGCGCCTGCAAGCGCATCAGCATCAGCGTCAACAAGGGTGCGCTCGGCGACGTGCTCGGCTCCGCGACGAGCGAGAACGTGCAGGGCGAGGTGCAGAAGAAGCTCGACATCATCGCCAACGAGGTGCTGATCGAGGCCAACGAATGGGGCGGCGCGCTCGCCGCGATGGCCAGCGAAGAGATGGAAGGCATCTACGTGGTGCCCAACCGCTACCCGCAAGGCGAATACCTGCTGCTGTTCGACCCGCTCGACGGCTCGTCGAACATCGACGTCAACGTGAGCATCGGCACCATCTTCTCGGTGCTCAAGAAGCCCGGCGACCACGAGGGCGTGAGCGAGAAGGATTTCCTCCAGCCCGGCAAGCAGCAGGTGGCGGCCGGCTACTGCGTCTACGGCCCGCAGACCACGCTGGTGCTGACGGTGGGCGACGGCGTCACCATGTTCACGCTCGATCGCGAGCAGGGCTCGTGGGTCGTGACCGCCGAAGACGTGAAGATCCCGGAAGACACCAAGGAATTCGCGATCAACATGAGCAACATGCGCCACTGGGCACCGCCCATGAAGCGCTACATCGACGAATGCCTGGCCGGCAAGACCGGCCCACGCGGGAAAGACTTCAACATGCGCTGGATCGCCAGCATGGTGGCCGACGTGCACCGCATCCTCACCCGCGGCGGCGTGTTCATGTACCCGTGGGACCAGCGCGAGCCCGAGAAGCCGGGCAAGCTGCGCCTGATGTACGAGGCCAACCCGATGGGCTTCCTCGTCGAGCAGGCCGGGGGTGCAGCGACGAACTGCAAGCAGCGCATCCTCGACCTGGAGCCGGCCAAGCTGCACGAGCGCGTGAGCGTGGTGCTGGGCTCGAAGAACGAGGTCGAGCGCATCACGGCGTATCACAACGAGGCCAAGGCCTGA
- a CDS encoding histidine phosphatase family protein, translating to MGTVYLVRHGQASFGADNYDQLSDLGMRQCRRLGEYFRHKGIRFDAALVGTLERQKQSLACIAEGLQTPIEPLSWPGLNEYDSKAVVQAIHPEPLERPTTPELVREHFRLLREGLAAWIEGRTKPEGMISHADFVAGITSALDHVRATHYKKNVLVVSSGGPISTIVAHTLGAPHNAMIEINLRIRNSSVSELTFTPKRHSLVTYNTLPHLDSAEHQSWITYA from the coding sequence ATGGGAACCGTCTACCTCGTGCGCCACGGCCAGGCCTCGTTTGGCGCTGACAACTACGACCAGCTGAGCGACCTCGGCATGCGCCAGTGCCGGCGTCTCGGCGAGTACTTCCGCCACAAGGGCATCCGCTTCGACGCGGCACTGGTCGGGACACTGGAGCGCCAGAAGCAGTCGCTGGCCTGCATCGCCGAGGGACTGCAGACCCCGATCGAGCCGCTTTCGTGGCCCGGCCTCAACGAGTACGACAGCAAGGCGGTGGTGCAGGCCATCCACCCCGAGCCACTGGAGCGGCCCACCACACCCGAACTCGTGCGCGAGCACTTTCGCCTGCTGCGCGAAGGACTCGCCGCCTGGATCGAAGGCCGGACGAAGCCCGAGGGCATGATCAGCCACGCCGATTTCGTCGCCGGCATCACGAGTGCGCTCGACCATGTGCGGGCCACGCACTACAAGAAGAACGTGCTGGTCGTCTCAAGCGGCGGCCCGATCTCGACCATCGTCGCCCACACGCTGGGCGCGCCGCACAACGCGATGATCGAGATCAACCTGCGCATCCGCAACAGCTCGGTCAGCGAGCTCACCTTCACGCCCAAGCGGCACTCACTGGTGACCTACAACACGCTGCCACACCTCGACAGCGCCGAGCACCAGTCCTGGATCACCTACGCCTGA
- a CDS encoding DUF4212 domain-containing protein — protein sequence MEPGEQQRTYWRANLRVTGLLVAVWFFVTFVIGWFARDLDFSFFGWPFSFWVAAQGALIVYVLIIGFYAWYMGRLDRRHGVDDDE from the coding sequence ATGGAGCCGGGCGAACAGCAACGAACCTATTGGCGGGCCAACCTCAGGGTGACCGGGCTGCTGGTGGCCGTGTGGTTCTTCGTGACCTTCGTGATCGGCTGGTTTGCGCGCGACCTCGACTTCAGCTTCTTCGGCTGGCCGTTCAGCTTCTGGGTGGCGGCTCAGGGCGCGCTCATCGTCTACGTGCTGATCATCGGCTTCTACGCCTGGTACATGGGCCGGCTGGATCGCCGGCACGGCGTGGATGATGACGAGTGA
- a CDS encoding VanZ family protein, protein MSSIASPERTPLALRFLRARRGWQLLLALLVGMVCFLAFSPRPPDPLSTGWDKLNHGAAFAALTMTALLAFPRPHRALWVVLLGLLAFGGLIEVVQGLVPNRSSEWADLLADALGIVAGTIVTWPLMSAAYPRR, encoded by the coding sequence ATGAGCTCGATCGCCTCTCCGGAACGCACGCCGCTCGCCCTTCGATTCCTGCGGGCGCGCCGCGGCTGGCAACTGCTGCTCGCGCTGCTGGTCGGCATGGTGTGCTTCCTTGCCTTCTCGCCTCGGCCGCCCGACCCGCTGAGCACCGGTTGGGACAAGCTCAACCATGGCGCCGCCTTCGCGGCGCTGACGATGACGGCGCTGCTGGCGTTTCCGAGGCCCCATCGGGCCCTGTGGGTGGTGTTGCTGGGCTTGCTCGCGTTCGGCGGGTTGATCGAGGTCGTGCAGGGTTTGGTGCCGAACCGCAGCAGCGAGTGGGCCGACCTGCTGGCCGACGCGCTTGGCATCGTCGCCGGCACGATCGTCACCTGGCCGCTGATGAGCGCCGCGTACCCGCGGCGCTGA
- a CDS encoding diguanylate cyclase: MKNPQAPFATTSLDELLREAQAAAARDEHGRGIELALRAEALAREAHDKASLTRALRLLVMFNSREGLAEQAIAAGQAVLPMLREAADDAARADVLCDMAMAFLDLGLNQEALDHVSESVEAARACGDARLLCLAYNRIGLAKAHLGRFEEAERFLAESLSMARELGSAEETYRALTNLGVVASDAFDACESRSDAAGAREAIDRAKRHGEEALILARGSGNAYREALTLSNLGRYLGVSGQDKAAFVLLDKARALAQAHGHRSLGLACEGNRAELMVRLGRHDDAIAILKEALGGAQELYANSMVQDMHRQLYLAHKARGDFAEALAHHERYHALTREQLEQRNDAQSRLMMNRLELDQARFGAERSRMEAELQRVRAEQMAAEAERLQDQARELRRYVLADPLTGLGNRRQVERELPRLLQHSARSGEPIAAAVLDLDHFKRVNDQHGHAVGDAVLTATADLFRARVRGGDLIARMGGEEFLIVFAHASPSWAREACERLRQAVQDHDWAAVSPGLAVTVSIGLCVRAAPVEAAQLIEQADAALYEAKKAGRNRVVVADSYDPAAPQQRLL; this comes from the coding sequence ATGAAGAACCCCCAGGCGCCGTTCGCGACGACATCGCTCGATGAGCTGCTGCGCGAGGCGCAGGCCGCGGCGGCGCGCGACGAGCATGGGCGCGGCATCGAGCTCGCGCTGCGGGCCGAAGCGCTGGCCCGCGAGGCGCACGACAAGGCCAGCCTCACCCGCGCGCTGCGCCTGCTGGTCATGTTCAACAGCCGCGAAGGGCTGGCCGAGCAGGCCATCGCCGCCGGCCAGGCCGTGCTGCCCATGCTGCGTGAAGCGGCAGACGACGCCGCGCGGGCCGACGTGCTGTGCGACATGGCGATGGCCTTCCTCGACCTCGGGCTCAACCAGGAGGCGCTCGACCACGTGAGCGAAAGCGTGGAGGCCGCGCGTGCCTGCGGCGATGCGCGACTGCTGTGCCTGGCCTACAACCGCATCGGGCTCGCCAAGGCGCACCTGGGCCGCTTCGAGGAGGCCGAGCGCTTTCTCGCCGAGTCGCTCAGCATGGCGCGCGAGCTCGGCAGCGCGGAAGAAACGTACCGTGCGCTCACCAACCTGGGCGTCGTGGCGTCGGATGCGTTCGACGCCTGCGAGTCGCGCTCCGATGCCGCCGGTGCGCGCGAGGCGATCGACCGGGCCAAGCGCCATGGCGAAGAGGCGCTGATCCTCGCGCGTGGGTCGGGCAATGCGTACCGCGAGGCGCTGACGCTGTCGAACCTCGGCCGCTACCTCGGCGTGAGCGGGCAGGACAAGGCCGCTTTCGTGCTGCTCGACAAGGCCCGCGCGCTGGCGCAGGCGCATGGCCACCGCTCGCTGGGCCTCGCCTGCGAGGGCAATCGCGCCGAGCTGATGGTGCGCCTGGGGCGCCATGACGACGCCATCGCCATCCTGAAGGAGGCGCTCGGTGGCGCACAGGAGCTCTATGCCAACTCGATGGTGCAGGACATGCACCGCCAGCTCTACCTCGCGCACAAGGCCCGTGGCGATTTCGCCGAGGCGCTGGCGCACCATGAGCGCTACCACGCGCTCACGCGCGAGCAACTGGAGCAGCGCAACGACGCGCAGTCCCGCCTGATGATGAACCGGCTCGAGCTCGACCAGGCGCGATTCGGCGCCGAACGCTCGCGCATGGAAGCCGAACTCCAGCGCGTGCGCGCCGAGCAGATGGCCGCCGAAGCCGAGCGGCTGCAGGACCAGGCACGCGAGCTGCGCCGCTACGTGCTGGCCGACCCGCTCACCGGCCTCGGCAACCGGCGTCAGGTCGAGCGTGAGCTGCCCCGCCTGTTGCAGCACAGCGCCCGCTCAGGCGAGCCGATCGCTGCGGCGGTGCTCGACCTCGACCACTTCAAGCGCGTGAACGACCAGCACGGCCACGCCGTCGGTGATGCGGTGCTGACGGCCACGGCCGATCTCTTCCGCGCCCGCGTGCGGGGCGGCGACCTCATCGCGCGCATGGGCGGCGAGGAGTTCCTGATCGTCTTCGCGCATGCGTCGCCCTCCTGGGCACGCGAGGCCTGCGAGCGGCTGCGCCAGGCGGTGCAGGATCACGACTGGGCCGCGGTCTCGCCGGGCCTCGCGGTCACGGTCAGCATCGGCCTGTGCGTGCGTGCCGCGCCGGTGGAGGCCGCCCAGCTCATCGAGCAGGCCGACGCGGCGCTCTACGAAGCCAAGAAGGCCGGCCGCAACCGGGTCGTGGTGGCCGACTCCTACGACCCCGCCGCACCGCAGCAACGGCTGCTCTGA
- a CDS encoding hemolysin family protein codes for MDIALLVFLILLNGLFAMSEMALTASRRARLQVMVETGDKGAQVAMDLHENPTKFLSTVQIGITSIGVLNGIVGEAAFSEPLGRWLTETFSVSPRAAGLSATGLVVVIITFLTIIFGELVPKRLGQMYPETVARLVAFPMEWLSLIARPFVKVLSWCTEATLRLLGIRGGPTRSVTEEEIAAQLEEGLDAGVIEAQEHQMVRNVFRLDDRTVGSMMIPRTDIVWLDANATADEVRVAIETQEHSRYPVCRGGLTDVLGIVSAQTLLQQLLHGAPLTLTEKLQPPVFVPETLTGMELLEQFRVSSAQLVFVVDEYGEVQGVITVRDVLEAITGEFTTPAADDAWAVKRNDGSWLFDGLIPVPELKDRLDLKELPEEDRGRYNTLAGMVMLLLGRLPQTADAVEWEGWRFEVVDLDGKRVDKVLATALQASDVSA; via the coding sequence ATGGACATCGCGCTACTCGTCTTCCTGATCCTTCTCAACGGACTGTTCGCCATGTCGGAGATGGCACTCACCGCCAGCCGCCGGGCTCGCCTGCAGGTGATGGTGGAGACCGGCGACAAGGGGGCCCAGGTCGCGATGGACCTGCACGAGAACCCGACCAAGTTCCTCTCGACCGTGCAGATCGGCATCACCTCGATCGGGGTGCTGAACGGCATCGTCGGCGAGGCGGCGTTTTCCGAGCCGCTTGGGCGCTGGCTGACCGAGACCTTCAGCGTGAGCCCGCGCGCGGCGGGGCTTTCCGCCACCGGCCTCGTGGTGGTCATCATCACCTTCCTCACCATCATCTTCGGCGAGCTCGTGCCCAAGCGCCTGGGCCAGATGTACCCCGAGACGGTGGCGCGGCTGGTGGCCTTCCCGATGGAGTGGCTGTCGCTGATCGCGCGGCCGTTCGTCAAGGTCCTGTCGTGGTGCACCGAAGCGACGCTGCGCCTGCTCGGCATCCGCGGTGGCCCCACCCGCTCGGTGACGGAAGAAGAGATCGCCGCCCAGCTCGAGGAAGGCCTGGACGCCGGCGTGATCGAGGCGCAGGAGCACCAGATGGTGCGCAACGTGTTCCGCCTCGACGACCGCACGGTGGGCTCGATGATGATCCCGCGCACCGACATCGTCTGGCTCGACGCCAACGCCACCGCCGATGAAGTGCGCGTGGCCATCGAAACGCAGGAGCATTCGCGCTACCCCGTGTGCCGCGGCGGGCTGACCGACGTGCTGGGCATCGTGTCGGCGCAGACCTTGCTGCAACAGCTGTTGCACGGCGCGCCGCTCACGCTGACCGAGAAGCTGCAGCCGCCGGTCTTCGTGCCGGAGACGCTCACCGGCATGGAGCTGCTGGAGCAGTTCCGCGTGTCAAGTGCGCAGCTGGTGTTCGTGGTCGACGAATACGGCGAGGTGCAGGGTGTGATCACCGTGCGCGACGTGCTGGAAGCCATCACCGGTGAATTCACCACGCCGGCGGCCGACGATGCCTGGGCCGTGAAGCGAAACGACGGCAGCTGGCTCTTCGACGGCCTCATCCCCGTGCCGGAGCTGAAGGACCGGCTCGACCTGAAGGAGCTGCCGGAAGAAGACCGCGGCCGCTACAACACGCTTGCCGGCATGGTGATGCTGCTGCTCGGCCGCCTGCCGCAGACGGCCGATGCGGTCGAATGGGAAGGCTGGCGCTTCGAGGTGGTCGACCTCGACGGCAAGCGGGTCGACAAGGTGCTGGCTACCGCGCTGCAGGCCAGCGACGTCTCGGCCTGA